In a single window of the Salmo trutta chromosome 23, fSalTru1.1, whole genome shotgun sequence genome:
- the LOC115159624 gene encoding uncharacterized protein LOC115159624 isoform X1, translating into MSPPYFLFICMAAVAVKEDCADSVPTPTIVLDPGYINVAMPVVVRCESTGGTKCQFYKDHDPNPIREVNSGVCQFILFWNEFKKWNKTEVDLSCAILQKGEGKIIPQFSDARRLHVSDSIGIPRIFVENTGTYLSLRCEAKHAGTSCYYYLNNSDSPFKSQPYKDNVCVGRVAEEELQRKRSSAGEIFITCAVELVMEGENTVKSQHSEPFKIAIDVIDSPGPTTSLSTFSTNKTSVTKGEESSSEFPLYISLSVGAFSLILLVVCVLCFLRYKRGDQQDWSADRFQWNQNKEGIYANASLFQQGGLNVGM; encoded by the exons ATGTCTCCACCTTATTTTCTCTTCATTT GTATGGCTGCTGTTGCAGTTAAAGAAGATTGTGCAG ATTCTGTCCCTACTCCCACCATTGTGTTAGACCCTGGGTACATCAATGTAGCTATGCCTGTCGTAGTTCGCTGTGAGTCAACAGGAGGCACAAAGTGCCAATTCTACAAAGACCACGACCCCAACCCAATAAGAGAAGTGAATTCCGGTGTTTGCCAATTCATATTGTTCTGGAATGAGTTCAAAAAGTGGAACAAGACTGAAGTAGATCTCAGCTGTGCTATTCTACAGAAGGGAGAAGGAAAAATAATCCCACAATTTAGTGACGCTCGAAGACTTCATGTAAGTG ATTCCATTGGTATACCCAGGATTTTTGTGGAAAATACAGGAACTTACTTAAGTCTTCGATGTGAGGCCAAGCATGCTGGTACCTCATGCTACTATTACCTGAACAATAGTGACTCCCCCTTTAAAAGTCAGCCCTACAAAGACAATGTCTGTGTGGGGAGAGTGGCAGAAGAGGAACTGCAGAGGAAGAGGAGCAGTGCTGGAGAGATCTTCATCACCTGTGCTGTGGAGCTGGTAATGGAGGGTGAAAATACTGTGAAATCACAGCATAGTGAACCGTTCAAGATTGCCATAGATG TTATAGACTCTCCTGGGCCCACCACTTCCTTATCAACATTCAGTACCAACAAAACCAGTGTAACTAAAGGAGAAG AGTCCTCCTCAGAGTTCCCCCTCTACATCAGTCTGAGTGTTGGGGCCTTTAGCCTTATTCTGCTGGTTGTATGTGTCCTGTGTTTTCTCCGGTACAAGCGAG GTGATCAACAAGACTGGTCTGCCGATAG ATTCCAATGGAACCAGAACAAAGAAGGTATCT ATGCAAATGCTTCATTATTTCAACAAGGCGGTCTGAATGTGGGGATGTGA
- the LOC115159624 gene encoding uncharacterized protein LOC115159624 isoform X2, which produces MSPPYFLFICMAAVAVKEDCADSVPTPTIVLDPGYINVAMPVVVRCESTGGTKCQFYKDHDPNPIREVNSGVCQFILFWNEFKKWNKTEVDLSCAILQKGEGKIIPQFSDARRLHVSDSIGIPRIFVENTGTYLSLRCEAKHAGTSCYYYLNNSDSPFKSQPYKDNVCVGRVAEEELQRKRSSAGEIFITCAVELVMEGENTVKSQHSEPFKIAIDDSPGPTTSLSTFSTNKTSVTKGEESSSEFPLYISLSVGAFSLILLVVCVLCFLRYKRGDQQDWSADRFQWNQNKEGIYANASLFQQGGLNVGM; this is translated from the exons ATGTCTCCACCTTATTTTCTCTTCATTT GTATGGCTGCTGTTGCAGTTAAAGAAGATTGTGCAG ATTCTGTCCCTACTCCCACCATTGTGTTAGACCCTGGGTACATCAATGTAGCTATGCCTGTCGTAGTTCGCTGTGAGTCAACAGGAGGCACAAAGTGCCAATTCTACAAAGACCACGACCCCAACCCAATAAGAGAAGTGAATTCCGGTGTTTGCCAATTCATATTGTTCTGGAATGAGTTCAAAAAGTGGAACAAGACTGAAGTAGATCTCAGCTGTGCTATTCTACAGAAGGGAGAAGGAAAAATAATCCCACAATTTAGTGACGCTCGAAGACTTCATGTAAGTG ATTCCATTGGTATACCCAGGATTTTTGTGGAAAATACAGGAACTTACTTAAGTCTTCGATGTGAGGCCAAGCATGCTGGTACCTCATGCTACTATTACCTGAACAATAGTGACTCCCCCTTTAAAAGTCAGCCCTACAAAGACAATGTCTGTGTGGGGAGAGTGGCAGAAGAGGAACTGCAGAGGAAGAGGAGCAGTGCTGGAGAGATCTTCATCACCTGTGCTGTGGAGCTGGTAATGGAGGGTGAAAATACTGTGAAATCACAGCATAGTGAACCGTTCAAGATTGCCATAGATG ACTCTCCTGGGCCCACCACTTCCTTATCAACATTCAGTACCAACAAAACCAGTGTAACTAAAGGAGAAG AGTCCTCCTCAGAGTTCCCCCTCTACATCAGTCTGAGTGTTGGGGCCTTTAGCCTTATTCTGCTGGTTGTATGTGTCCTGTGTTTTCTCCGGTACAAGCGAG GTGATCAACAAGACTGGTCTGCCGATAG ATTCCAATGGAACCAGAACAAAGAAGGTATCT ATGCAAATGCTTCATTATTTCAACAAGGCGGTCTGAATGTGGGGATGTGA